One part of the Rutidosis leptorrhynchoides isolate AG116_Rl617_1_P2 chromosome 1, CSIRO_AGI_Rlap_v1, whole genome shotgun sequence genome encodes these proteins:
- the LOC139885790 gene encoding 26S proteasome non-ATPase regulatory subunit 4 homolog: protein MLRSWRCFQLQINSVRAYCRAKLKSNPRNKIGIFVMGTTKKVPRLDPTSDLKALMAPLRCPQYSGGGELDILSGITSCRDKLDHYPNNPKRIVFFTGGPRYFKLEVAESYGGRLKHYASLDTFHLILLHQFVTSYPVWLKGK, encoded by the exons ATGTTGCGTTCATGGCGTTGTTTTCAGCTTCAAATTAATTCTGTTCGAGCATATTGCCGAGCTAAACTCAAG TCTAATCCGAGGAATAAAATAGGCATATTTGTAATGGGTACTACAAAAAAAGTACCGAGGCTTGATCCTACTAGTGATCTTAAGGCTCTCATGGCTCCCCTTCGAT GTCCTCAATATTCAGGTGGTGGTGAGTTGGACATTCTATCTGGGATCACTTCATGCCGGGATAAACTTGATCATTATCCAAATAACCCAAAAAGGATCGTGTTCTTTACTGGAGG TCCTAGATATTTCAAACTTGAAGTAGCGGAGTCGTATGGAGGAAGGTTAAAACACTACG ccTCATTAGACACATTCCACCTGATTCTCTTACACCAGTTCGTGACGTCCTATCCAG TCTGGTTGAAAGGAAAGTAG